A stretch of Methanobrevibacter sp. YE315 DNA encodes these proteins:
- a CDS encoding 50S ribosomal protein L37e, with product MSKGTPSMGKKNKKTHIRCRRCGRNTYHIRKKVCASCGFGKSKKLRRYSWQNKKPTTRQRLV from the coding sequence ATGTCAAAGGGAACTCCATCAATGGGTAAGAAAAATAAAAAGACCCATATCAGATGCAGAAGATGTGGTAGAAACACTTACCATATACGTAAAAAAGTCTGTGCTTCCTGTGGATTCGGTAAATCTAAAAAATTAAGGAGATACAGCTGGCAAAATAAAAAACCAACTACTAGACAAAGGTTAGTATAG
- a CDS encoding LSm family protein, which yields MSGQNVQRPLDALGKSVDAPVLIKLKGDREFRGILKSFDLHMNLVLNDAEELQDGEVTRRLGVVLIRGDNIVYISP from the coding sequence ATGAGCGGACAAAATGTTCAAAGACCACTTGATGCATTAGGAAAATCTGTAGATGCTCCAGTTTTAATAAAACTCAAAGGAGATCGTGAATTTAGAGGTATACTTAAGAGCTTTGATTTACACATGAATTTAGTTCTTAATGATGCAGAAGAGTTACAAGACGGAGAAGTTACCAGAAGACTCGGTGTTGTGCTCATAAGAGGAGACAATATTGTTTATATTTCACCATAA